The genome window TGCTGCTTCACGAGATTTGTTACCGCACCTATATAATCGGGTTCTAATAACACCGGCTGAATCGGTGTGAGTCTCTCAATCAGCCGGCTGAGATGATGCTGACCCCGTTCTGGAGGAATCCAGGTGGTTACTTCGCGATCAAACACGCCAACCCCCACCCGATCACCCCGATTTAACCCAGCCAAAGCCAGCGCCAGCGTCGCATTCAAACCCCAATCAAACCGCTTCAATCCTTGCACCTGTGCCGTCATCAGGCGTCCCCGATCCAGTAAAATCATCAAGGTTTGCTCATGTTCTGGCTCTAAAACCCTGACTTGCAGAGGCATCCGGCTGGGTACGCTAAACCGGCGTGCAGAGGCTTTCCAATCGATCATGCGGGGATCGTCGCCACTGCTGTATTCCCGCAATTCTGCAAATTCTGTCCCCATGCCAAATTTACGCGCTTGCTGCATATTGCCGGTTGATAGCAGTGTCAGGCGAATGGAAAGTGCCCGCAATGCCAACAAATCCGGATAAACAGCCACCTTTTGAGTTGCTGGAATTTTCCAATTATGCCAAGCCAAACCCCAAGCACCCAACTGACGCACTTGAATGTCTCCCCACGGATACTCACCTCGATGCGCCGGCTTAACGGTGTAAGTGAGTTCTTGAGTGGTGTTTGCCGGCAAGGAAGCCTGTAGTGCCGGCATCGAAACTTCAAACTCAACGGGGTAGCCGTCACGAATTTGAATATTTGCCGGCTGCTTACCTGATTGTACTGACAGAATAACTGGATTATCCCGCCCAATCGAGAGGCGTCCGAGGGGAGTGCGCGTGATTTCTACACGGTGACTTTTCAGCCGTAAGTTATCTAAAAACATCAATAACAAGATGCCGGCATCATATAGCAAAGTGCTGATGATGCTGACCTGATTGTTAAAGGCTATGGCGAGTGCCGGTGCGATTACAATGCCTAGAAGTAACAGTAAATAAACTCTTTGAGAAGGAATCATTTTTTAAGTGCTGAGTGCTGAGTCCTGAGTGCTGAGTAGGGAGTTAAAAGTAGAGAGTTTCTGTTTTCAGTTGGAAGTAAAGTTTAAGTAAAAAGTTGAGAGTTTTACTTTTGAGTGAGAAGTGGGAGTAGGGAGTCAGGGTTTAACTCCTAGTTTGAAACTTTGAGTTGGGAGTTTGGCGTTCCGAGCTATTTTTAATCTGCGATTGTTTTCTTTGCTTTTCAACCGAAGCTCGAAGACCACCAACGATTAGAGAAACTTCCCTTGCCAAGGTAAAGAATTGGTCAAACTCATCTTGGGTAAGATAGCCGGCATCAAAAGCCACGTAGAGTTGAGAACGCAGTTCAGCGCAAGAAGCTTTTGCGATGGAAAGAAACTGATGAAACTCTCCTAAAGAACTACGTTCAAAACCCTCAGCAATATTAGACATAATCGAAACAGCCGCTCGTTGTATTTGTCCCGAAAGTCCAAAATCTTTAGCGAAGGCACCTTGTTGAGTGATTTGATAAATCATTCGAGTTAGCACTCTCGCTTTTTGCCAAGCAATCAAATCCTCAAATCGTTCTATTTTACTCATTCGCAAATCTTCCTCAAAAGACTATCTTATTTTCGCTTTCCATCCCAAATCAAAACAGAAAATCAGAACTCCCTACTCCCACTTCTCACTCCCTACTCCCACTTCTCACTCAAAACTCTCTACTTCCAACTCCCACTTCTCACTCCCTACTCCCACTTCTCACTCCCAACTCAGAACTCAGAACTCAGCACTCAGGACTAAAAAAGCACTCATCTAGGCACCGGCACCTGATTTAACAGGGTGCTGACAACCGCATCAACCTGCAACCCATCTAACTGCGCTTCAGGCTTTAAAATCAGCCGGTGACGCAACAAAGGTGCAGCAATTGCCTTAATATTATCTGGAGTTACAAAATCGCGATCATTTAGCCAAGCATGAGCTTTACTTGCCTGTAACCAAGCCACAGCAGAACGGGGAGATGCACCCAACGCTAAATCAGGATGCTGTCGCGAACGCTGTACCAAATTTAATAGATAATCCATCACATTATCTGCAACTTTAATCGCTCTCACTGCTTGACGCGCTTGCAAAACTTGTTCCACCGTTGCCAAAGGTTTTAAACGTCCTAAATCAAAACGTCTCGACGGCGAACCGGCTTGAGAATTGAGCAACATTTGCTTTTCTGCTGCCGCCTCTGGATAACCGACAATCAGCTTAAATAAAAACCGATCTAACTGCGCTTCTGGCAGGGGATAAGTCCCTTCAAATTCTAAAGAATTTTGCGTGGCCATCACCCAAAATAGCTCCGGTAACGGCATACTTTCCCCATCCAAAGTGACCTGCTGTTCCTCCATTGCTTCTAAGAGTGCTGCTTGGGTTTTTGGGGGTGTTCGGTTAATTTCATCAGCCAATAATACTTGAGTGAAAACCGGCCCTTTTTTTAAAGTAAAATTTCGGGTGTTGAGATCAAAAATATTTGTCCCTAAAATATCTGCCGGCAAAATATCTGGCGTTAGCTGAATTCGCCGGAAATCTGCTTGCACCAATCTGGCAAGGACTTGAGCTAAAAGCGTTTTGCCGGTTCCTGGC of Microcoleus sp. FACHB-68 contains these proteins:
- a CDS encoding MoxR family ATPase is translated as MSDTNTVFTRLSQTLNQIVVGQSTLVQQLLVAMLAGGHVILEGVPGTGKTLLAQVLARLVQADFRRIQLTPDILPADILGTNIFDLNTRNFTLKKGPVFTQVLLADEINRTPPKTQAALLEAMEEQQVTLDGESMPLPELFWVMATQNSLEFEGTYPLPEAQLDRFLFKLIVGYPEAAAEKQMLLNSQAGSPSRRFDLGRLKPLATVEQVLQARQAVRAIKVADNVMDYLLNLVQRSRQHPDLALGASPRSAVAWLQASKAHAWLNDRDFVTPDNIKAIAAPLLRHRLILKPEAQLDGLQVDAVVSTLLNQVPVPR
- a CDS encoding DUF58 domain-containing protein → MIPSQRVYLLLLLGIVIAPALAIAFNNQVSIISTLLYDAGILLLMFLDNLRLKSHRVEITRTPLGRLSIGRDNPVILSVQSGKQPANIQIRDGYPVEFEVSMPALQASLPANTTQELTYTVKPAHRGEYPWGDIQVRQLGAWGLAWHNWKIPATQKVAVYPDLLALRALSIRLTLLSTGNMQQARKFGMGTEFAELREYSSGDDPRMIDWKASARRFSVPSRMPLQVRVLEPEHEQTLMILLDRGRLMTAQVQGLKRFDWGLNATLALALAGLNRGDRVGVGVFDREVTTWIPPERGQHHLSRLIERLTPIQPVLLEPDYIGAVTNLVKQQTRRALVVLITDIVDVTASAELLAGLARLTPRYLPFCVTLRDPQVDFLAHTFTEDVSATYARAVALDLLSQRQVAFANLKQKGVLVLDAPAHQISDQLVERYLQLKARNQL
- a CDS encoding four helix bundle protein, translating into MSKIERFEDLIAWQKARVLTRMIYQITQQGAFAKDFGLSGQIQRAAVSIMSNIAEGFERSSLGEFHQFLSIAKASCAELRSQLYVAFDAGYLTQDEFDQFFTLAREVSLIVGGLRASVEKQRKQSQIKNSSERQTPNSKFQTRS